In a single window of the Pongo abelii isolate AG06213 chromosome 1, NHGRI_mPonAbe1-v2.0_pri, whole genome shotgun sequence genome:
- the POU3F1 gene encoding POU domain, class 3, transcription factor 1, which produces MATTAQYLPRGPGGGAGGTGPLMHPDAAAAAAAAAAAERLHAGAAYREVQKLMHHEWLGAGAGHPVGLAHPQWLPTGGGGGGDWAGGPHLEHGKAGGGGGTGRADDGGGGGGFHARLVHQGAAHAGAAWAQGSTAHHLGPAMSPSPGASGGHQPQPLGLYAQAAYPGGGGGGLAGMLAAGGGGAGPGLHHALHEDGHEAQLEPSPPPHLGAHGHAHGHAHAGGLHAAAAHLHPGAGGGGSSVGEHSDEDAPSSDDLEQFAKQFKQRRIKLGFTQADVGLALGTLYGNVFSQTTICRFEALQLSFKNMCKLKPLLNKWLEETDSSSGSPTNLDKIAAQGRKRKKRTSIEVGVKGALESHFLKCPKPSAHEITGLADSLQLEKEVVRVWFCNRRQKEKRMTPAAGAGHPPMDDVYAPGELGPGGGGASPPSAPPPPPPAALHHHHHHTLPGSVQ; this is translated from the coding sequence ATGGCCACCACCGCGCAGTACCTGCCGCGGGGCCCCGGTGGCGGAGCCGGGGGCACCGGGCCGCTCATGCACCCGGACGccgcggcggcagcggcggcggcggcggccgccgAGCGATTGCACGCAGGGGCCGCGTACCGCGAAGTGCAGAAGCTGATGCACCACGAGTGGCTGGGCGCGGGCGCGGGCCACCCCGTGGGCCTAGCGCACCCCCAGTGGCTACCCAcgggaggaggcggcggcggcgatTGGGCCGGCGGCCCGCACCTAGAACACGGCaaggcgggcggcggcggcggcaccgGCCGAGCCGacgacggcggcggcggcggaggttTCCACGCGCGCCTGGTGCACCAGGGGGCGGCCCACGCGGGCGCGGCATGGGCGCAGGGCAGCACGGCGCACCACTTGGGCCCGGCCATGTCGCCGTCGCCCGGGGCCAGCGGGGGCCACCAGCCCCAGCCGCTCGGGCTGTACGCGCAGGCGGCCTACccggggggcggcggcggcggcctgGCCGGGATGCTGGCGGCGGGCGGTGGCGGCGCGGGGCCGGGCCTGCACCACGCGCTGCACGAGGACGGCCACGAGGCGCAGCTGGAGCCGTCGCCGCCGCCGCATCTGGGCGCCCACGGACACGCACACGGACATGCACACGCGGGCGGCCTGCACGCGGCGGCGGCGCACCTGCACCCGGGCGCGGGCGGAGGCGGCTCATCGGTGGGCGAGCACTCGGACGAGGATGCGCCCAGCTCGGACGACCTGGAGCAGTTCGCCAAGCAGTTCAAGCAGCGGCGCATCAAGCTGGGCTTCACGCAGGCCGACGTGGGGCTGGCGCTGGGCACGCTCTACGGTAACGTGTTCTCGCAGACCACCATCTGCCGCTTCGAGGCCCTGCAGCTGAGCTTCAAGAACATGTGCAAGCTCAAGCCGCTGCTCAACAAGTGGCTGGAGGAGACCGACTCGTCCAGCGGCAGCCCCACCAACCTGGACAAGATCGCGGCGCAGGGCCGCAAGCGCAAGAAGCGCACGTCCATCGAGGTGGGGGTCAAAGGCGCGCTCGAGAGCCACTTTCTCAAGTGCCCCAAGCCCTCGGCGCACGAGATCACCGGCTTGGCAGACAGCCTGCAGCTGGAGAAGGAGGTGGTGCGCGTCTGGTTCTGCAACCGGCGGCAGAAGGAGAAGCGCATGACCCCCGCGGCCGGCGCGGGCCACCCGCCCATGGACGATGTATACGCGCCTGGGGAGCTAGGGCCTGGCGGGGGCGGCGCATCGCCACCCtccgcgcccccgccgcccccgccggCGGCgctgcaccaccaccaccaccacacactgCCCGGCTCGGTGCAGTGA